The proteins below come from a single Mangifera indica cultivar Alphonso chromosome 16, CATAS_Mindica_2.1, whole genome shotgun sequence genomic window:
- the LOC123199685 gene encoding uncharacterized protein LOC123199685 translates to MQDGSMPSSDEVLNPKLRKKKMSSHKEEIQKVEDHVPLRAGQKVSKRNLKNEVSSSFQQPERSNSDSLQDSSTSGNEYRVLRRKYLLLEEESYALGRELKDVEVEVKTLDDEKHALLDQLVVLEGLIDPLEVQSHQGHQFP, encoded by the coding sequence ATGCAAGACGGGAGCATGCCATCCTCTGATGAAGTTTTAAACCCTAAGCTacggaaaaagaaaatgtcatcTCATAAGGAAGAGATTCAAAAAGTGGAGGATCATGTGCCATTAAGAGCAGGGCAGAAGGTCTCCAAAAGAAACTTGAAGAATGAAGTCTCTTCTTCATTTCAACAACCAGAAAGATCCAACTCTGATTCATTGCAGGACTCGTCTACATCTGGAAATGAGTACCGGGTATTAAGAAGGAAATATTTACTGCTAGAAGAAGAAAGCTATGCATTGGGGAGAGAGTTGAAGGATGTTGAAGTTGAAGTGAAGACTCTTGATGATGAGAAGCATGCACTGTTGGACCAACTTGTTGTGTTAGAAGGTCTGATTGATCCTTTAGAAGTGCAGTCCCACCAGGGGCATCAGTTTCCATAG